In one Lolium rigidum isolate FL_2022 chromosome 3, APGP_CSIRO_Lrig_0.1, whole genome shotgun sequence genomic region, the following are encoded:
- the LOC124696770 gene encoding heparan-alpha-glucosaminide N-acetyltransferase-like — MEKQEIAASAGEKAPEQHAIDVVPDQHGDAKGTVVDAGGDVEKERLIVVEEPQKKKSTRVAALDAFRGLTIVVMILVDDAGGVYERIDHSPWDGCTLADFVMPFFLFIVGVAIAFAMKRVPKKREAVKKVSVRTLKMLFWGILLQGGYSHAPDDLAYGVDMKVIRWCGILQRIALVYFVVALIEVFTIKVRPNTVQSGPYAIFNAYRWQWLGGFIVLVIYMVTVYSAYVPDWSYVYHLEGDIDDGKLFTVQCGVRGHVDPACNAVGYVDRMVWGINHLYTQPVWIRTKECTFSSPEMGKLRDDAPAWCRAPFEPEGLLSSIASILSGIIGIHYGHVLIHFKTHKERLKHWLSMGFSLLLLGILLHFTKAIPINKQLYSLSYVCFTGGAAGIILSAFYILIDVWGLRIPFLFLEWIGKNAMLVFVLGAQGILAGFVNGWYYGSEDNNLVNWIQQHVFINVWHSVRLGSLLYVIFGEILFWGVVSGILHKLGIYWKL; from the exons ATGGAGAAGCAAGAGATAGCGGCATCCGCTGGTGAGAAAGCTCCGGAGCAGCACGCCATTGATGTAGTCCCCGACCAGCATGGCGACGCCAAAGGCACTGTTGTTGATGCCGGCGGCGATGTCGAGAAGGAGAGATTGATCGTTGTCGAGGagccccagaagaagaagagcacgagGGTGGCAGCTCTTGATGCCTTCAGAGGGCTCACCATTGTG GTGATGATACTGGTAGACGATGCCGGCGGGGTTTACGAGCGGATCGACCATTCACCATGGGACGGTTGCACCCTGGCCGACTTTGTCATGcctttcttcctcttcatcgttggtGTCGCAATCGCCTTCGCCATGAAG AGAGTTCCGAAAAAGCGTGAGGCTGTGAAGAAAGTCAGTGTCAGAACACTGAAAATGCTCTTCTGGGGCATACTACTGCAAG GTGGATACTCGCACGCTCCGGACGACCTCGCTTATGGAGTGGACATGAAGGTGATAAGATGGTGTGGCATCCTCCAG AGAATAGCCTTGGTTTACTTTGTGGTTGCTCTCATAGAAGTGTTCACCATAAAGGTGCGGCCTAACACAGTTCAGTCCGGTCCTTACGCCATCTTCAATGCCTACCGGTGGCAATG GTTAGGCGGCTTCATCGTGCTTGTCATATACATGGTGACCGTATACTCGGCGTATGTCCCAGATTGGAGCTACGTGTACCATTTGGAGGGTGATATCGATGATGGGAAGCTATTTACG GTACAATGTGGTGTAAGGGGCCATGTAGATCCAGCTTGCAATGCAGTCGGCTATGTTGATAGGATGGTCTGGGGGATTAATCATCTCTACACGCAGCCTGTGTGGATCCGAACCAAG GAGTGTACATTTAGCTCACCAGAAATGGGTAAGCTCCGAGACGATGCTCCAGCATGGTGCCGTGCGCCATTCGAACCAGAAGGGCTGTTAAG TTCGATAGCATCAATCCTATCAGGGATAATTGGAATCCACTATGGCCATGTTCTAATCCATTTCAAG ACACATAAGGAGAGACTGAAACACTGGCTTTCGATGGGATTTTCTCTCCTTTTGCTTGGAATTCTTCTCCACTTCACAAAAG CTATTCCAATCAACAAACAACTCTATAGCTTGAGCTATGTTTGCTTCACGGGCGGTGCAGCTGGAATCATTCTTTCGGCTTTCTACATACTG ATTGATGTCTGGGGCCTGAGAATACCATTCTTGTTCCTCGAGTGGATTGGAAAGAATGCCATGCTTGTGTTCGTTCTAGGAGCACAGGGAATATTAGCTGGATTTGTGAATGGATGGTATTATGGGTCAGAAGATAACAACCTT GTTAATTGGATCCAACAGCATGTGTTTATCAATGTCTGGCATTCAGTAAGGCTCGGATCTCTGCTGTATGTCATATTTGGAGAGATCCTCTTCTGGGGTGTCGTCTCTGGCATCTTGCACAAGTTAGGGATTTACTGGAAACTATGA